AGGAGATTGTCTCCATTTCCATGTAAATAATTCACTTCGATCAAAGGCGAGGCTATCTGGTTCTTGCAGGCGGGTCTTCATTTGGCGCGGTCGTCGTAACATATATACCAAAACCTGTGCTTGTAAAGCTCTTCGGTCCCCGGTGGCCTTACCGCCGTCCGCGACAATAGCGGCCGAAAATTACGCCCGCTTGTGTTAACTGTTTGCCAGCCGAAAGATAAAGCGAATGTACCGGCAAGCGATTCCAGCAATCGATACCCCACGTTCCTGCAATTTCCCACGCATGCACATTCTTGTTCCATCCCTCCGGGGCGTTTTTGTTCCTAACGCGGTTCGCCGCGATGTGATTTCTGCTAGCGACAATAAAggaatttatataacaattctcgtggaaatatatgtaattgcTTCCTTCCGCCGCGGGGATCGTTTTTGTCGTAATAATCCGCTGcgaatttttcgataataacCACCCGAATATATAGTATagatatttttgagaaaataggCGACTGTGCTCTCTCCTATCTGACTTTGATATCTTCACCGGGCAAGTGTTTCTAAGGCAACACCCTAAATACGGTAATATAGGCGAGCCGCCGGGTCATCGTTCGAGGTTGAAGTTCCGGTGGGGAAAATAAAGGGAGGAGAATTACGATCGCGCCTTGTTTACTCACAAAAAGGTAAAACTTaaatagagaaattaataattcaggCTGTTCTCAAAATCTATCTGCTGTCGGTGCGCGACTTGATTTATGTAACTATTACACAACGCCAGACCTTGATGCTCTTTCGGGCGGGCGgccataaatatttcaggcTAATGCCTACTATTGAAGATGGataacgttattaaaattgaataatgtcATAACACATGCGTGGATATATTGCATCGGTTGTGGCCTTCGCACGAAAATACCTCGCGACGGTTAACGTCGTTGGGCGGATATGGGTAATGTAAACACAGTGAATGGGGTAGAAATCAAATTACTGTTATCAGTTTAAGCCATCGCGTATAATGGCGTATGGCGACCACTGCTTGGAAGTTCGAGTTTGATGTTGAAGTGCTTCCCCGGTTCTCTATCAGCGTCACGATCGAGTTCGTAATTTCGCATTCCGGGCGACGTTCTCTTTAGCTTGAATTGCCGGAATCCGTAACCGATAGCAGACGATCCCGGGGgagacgacggcgacgacgacgacaacgacgacaatgacgacgacgacgacgacgacgacgactgcCGCTGCTGCTTTTCATATGCACGCGGAAAGTTTCGCGACAATACGGCGTTACGGGAAGTATTTTAACCGGTCGCGTCAGAAGAATCACGACGAACACGTGGAGTCCGGGGAAGTTTCCTCGCATTGTAAACGAGAAATCGTCCTCCAGCACCGCTAACTCCGTAACTACCGACTCGTTTTTCAAGTCCCTCGTTAATCCACGGGACCAGTACGACCAACTCCGTAATTGCAGTCGCAGTGTATCACCGGgggaaatattttctttaattgaaTGCGCCGTATAAGAAAGCCAGGACTTAAACAAGCTCGTGATGCAATTAAGGGAAGAATATCCGTCCGCGAGACAATGTATTATCTTCCGTTATTTCCACGAGAATTATTCCGAGATGCATCGAGTTATTAACGGTCAGTAGAGCCGGTGACGATATTGACGAGTTTATCCTCGCATTTCTTTTGGTCAATTGTTTTCACGTTTTTTTGTTGTTGGTTAACGCTATACATCTTACGTTGCTTATTAATGTTTACGAGCATTGTGTCTcgaagttataaaaattgtgatgGTGTCCGAGTCCGAGATAAAGTGTCAATAGCtgttattagaatattttttcgtttaGTTATTATCAGGTAAGGCTCAAGTACATTGTTTATCGATGTGTTTCAATGTCCAAGGTACGCCAACCTGAAAGCGAGTCATGTAACGGCCACAATCATCGCTCTCTGGGCGATCGCCGGGATCGTCACGATCGTGGTGATCGTTCAGTCGACCTCGGACGTGGGTCCCGACTTTTGTCGCCGTAGGTTCAGCGGCATCACGTGGGAGCAGGCGGTGGGTGCGGGCGTGCTGGTCGGGCTGCCCGCTCTGGTGACCATCTTCTTCTACGTGAAGCTGGTGGTGCGTGTGAGGCGCACCACTCGGAGCTATAAGCCACCGGCCGCCTTCTTCTGGGACTACGAGCTTACGAAGGCGAACATATACAGTTACTTGATGTTCGTCATTTTTTGGCTGCCATTCGGCCTGGCGGTCTGCGTGAATTCCTTCAGCCGGATCAGCCCGCGCGTGCTCTTCAACTCGGCCTGGTTCGCTCTGTCCAAGTCCTGTTTCAACAATCTACTCTACTGCGTGGCAGACCGGCACTTTCGCAGTGCTTACGTGAAGCTCTTCCACTATTGCTGCTGCAAGACTACGGTAACCTTCTCGAGGAGGCCGCGCGGTGGCGATGGCGGCAGAAATGCGAGCGACGTGCGACTCAGAGTGCATATCATTCACTCGTACGCAAGTCCATCATCCTGTCGTCCGACTGTGGCCAGACCTAACGGACGTGACGTTTATGAGCTTTAAAGGTAACGTCACGCGTAGACTGCTTAAAACAAAAGGATGCCGATAAACATGTCCGTTTTTTTTGTGAGACCGAGCGATTATTATGTCGATGCGCGAACGACGTCACGTCGGGATAGGTATGGCCTTATTAAAAGCATTCATTCATTTGTCTCCTTTGATTCATACGGCTCGTTCTCCGATTGAGTTATTCTTACGTTAGGGTTTCTTATGTGAGGTTTTTGTAAAGATACCAGGAACAAGTTCTTTTAGGCAGAATCAGTTTCAGTATATAGAAAGTGTCGACAGTGCTTTATTTTGGTAACAAATATGCATTGCCTGTTTTTTGGtcaatctaaaatttttctgtagatttgatgtattatttgtcataaaattgctatttagtattattacataataatttttaagatatcgtTTTTCTATCAAACGCAGTAAAGACCTAAAAAACATGGGCACTAATGATATATGTGACATAATTGTCATAATATTTAGGCATTTAATTATCCGCGCAGAGGATTTCAGGATCATAGAGCTTAAGGAATAGATAATTGAAATCCGAAAATGTGTGCCCGATGTTTCGATGCTGATACGAATAGTTGCCGTCCAGTGGAAATGTTCTCTAAACGATAACTGAATTTGTACGTCATGCTTCTATCAGAGTTCGATGTCATCTGCGAACTAAAGCAAGACATGTCCTTCGACTGCTTAGAATCGAAACTTCAACCACGAGAGAGTGTCGAAAATACTGAATGATcgatttatatatacttatacacTGACAACGGGACAGCATTTTCGCTCcgagtaaaatttttagacaCGGATATTCGACTATAAAATTCAGCAGGTTCCTGGTATTATTAGacgttgcaatttttttttagacggTGCATTTTCTCGTTTATCGCGGAACGTCCATTTTCGGCAGAGAAGTGGGAAAGGCTGTTTTCGCGAGA
This window of the Linepithema humile isolate Giens D197 chromosome 1, Lhum_UNIL_v1.0, whole genome shotgun sequence genome carries:
- the LOC105678048 gene encoding beta-4C adrenergic receptor-like, giving the protein MNATATYNGVISTVTDGDLDISPVTLSSAWSRVARLLLLASLAVAGSVGNVFMISAVVVEDQLNKRGNAFLVNVALADLLVTGVVIPASVIVILAGHEESLITCRFEYTIEILCFLVTVLTLGAIAVENYARLCLPAERYANLKASHVTATIIALWAIAGIVTIVVIVQSTSDVGPDFCRRRFSGITWEQAVGAGVLVGLPALVTIFFYVKLVVRVRRTTRSYKPPAAFFWDYELTKANIYSYLMFVIFWLPFGLAVCVNSFSRISPRVLFNSAWFALSKSCFNNLLYCVADRHFRSAYVKLFHYCCCKTTVTFSRRPRGGDGGRNASDVRLRVHIIHSYASPSSCRPTVARPNGRDVYEL